Genomic segment of Candidatus Chlorohelix allophototropha:
CTACCGGTAGTGGAATTATAAGGAAAGACCACCACAGAAGCCTCACCAAATACTTTAGGCACATCTTCTTCAGCCACATAGCCGGTAAAGGAGATGGATTTTACCTCGGAGTAGGTTTGTTTAACCGACTCAAGATAGCCCGGAGAATTGGGGCTGTCAGTTCCGGCAATTACTAGCTCCATATTGGGATGGTTTTTAGCTTGCAGAATTTTATAAGCTTCTACCAGCGGTTCAACCTTTTTGTAAGTGCCGAATTTTCCAAACGTCATAATGCGTTGTGGACCCGGTGGCGGTTCAAAAACAGGGTCTGCACCAGCCTCAAATGAGCCATGCGGAGTCAGCAGCACATTTTTAGCTTTGTACTTAATCTCCAGAATTTCTACATATTTTGGAATGGTAACTGCTACCAAATTGGAGAGTAGCAATAAACGAGTGAAAATATAGCCAAAAGCGCGAATAGCTTTTTCCAGTAAGGGGTTCCCGCCAAAACCAGCTTTCTTTAGGTCAATTGTCTCCATAATGTTATGCAACAAGGTGACAACCGGGAAGCCCGCAAGCCTGACCAAAGCAGGGGTTGTAAGCCCCAAAGCCGCCGCTACCTTGCCACTGCCGAAACTGGCAAATTGGAGATTGAGCATTACAATATCCGGTTTTTCCTGCTGCACTACTTTTAATATGCGCAAAGCGTTGGTCTTTGAGTCAAAATCCCAGCAAGGGATAATACGAGTGGGCGCATAACCATCATTTTCAAACTCCGGATACTTCTCATTACCCGGCAAGGCATCAACCAATAGCACCAATTCTTTAACTTCGCGTTTCTGGCGTAGATAGCGCACAAAATGATAGGCATATTCATTGAGCGAACCTTTGCCGGGTGGAAAGGTTGTTACCAGCGCAATTTTATAACTAGGCATTGGAATACACCCCTTTTATATCGTTCATTTTTATTTTGACTAAATCACGCAAGAAACGTTGAACTTCTTTGGAGGTATCCACTTTCGAGCCGGGCGCATCGACCCATTCCACCGGGACTTCTGCTATTTTGTAGCCCAATTTTGAACTGAGGTAAAGTATCTCTAGGTCAAAGGAAAAGCCGCTGATAGTTTGTGCTGCGTATAGGCGGTGTGCCGCCTGCTTTGTGAAAAGCTTAAAGCCGCATTGCGTATCTCGCACACCGATTCGGA
This window contains:
- a CDS encoding glycosyltransferase, translated to MPSYKIALVTTFPPGKGSLNEYAYHFVRYLRQKREVKELVLLVDALPGNEKYPEFENDGYAPTRIIPCWDFDSKTNALRILKVVQQEKPDIVMLNLQFASFGSGKVAAALGLTTPALVRLAGFPVVTLLHNIMETIDLKKAGFGGNPLLEKAIRAFGYIFTRLLLLSNLVAVTIPKYVEILEIKYKAKNVLLTPHGSFEAGADPVFEPPPGPQRIMTFGKFGTYKKVEPLVEAYKILQAKNHPNMELVIAGTDSPNSPGYLESVKQTYSEVKSISFTGYVAEEDVPKVFGEASVVVFPYNSTTGSSGVLHQAGEYARAVVLPNIGDFAALVAEEGFTGEFFEPDNTESLAHAIANILDNPERRLEIASQNFAAATGLPVSDVVDWYLLHMQTLVSKKPKVKR